The following proteins come from a genomic window of Myroides odoratus DSM 2801:
- a CDS encoding NAD-dependent epimerase/dehydratase family protein translates to MKVIIIGASGQLGYAFYRELSQSDCQLVLVSRTDLPYVIEAAKAQHCRLDRKDSKELHQLLKEGADWVIDLLAFHPQDVVQLLQYQSNIGHLTVISSSSVYADTAGRTLDEAGLHGFPLFEKPMVETQARVAPGDQTYSTQKVAVENVLLEQAQVPFTILRPCAIYGRFTHHPREWWVVKRILDQRPCIPITYEGTSLFHTTAAQLVAQVGFTAYRHKTATIVNVGDENPLTVYEIITCIADYLGYEGKIIPIPAAKAPYQWVGVSPWSVPQPFLLDTTVSKELLAADHQVLPNYKTAVLDAIGGLLQQAAGENWQVNYPQLAAYPFEQFNYALEEEYVKQYGLIS, encoded by the coding sequence ATGAAAGTAATTATTATTGGTGCTTCTGGACAACTAGGCTATGCTTTTTATCGCGAATTAAGTCAAAGCGACTGCCAATTGGTACTCGTTTCTCGTACCGACTTGCCTTATGTCATTGAAGCAGCTAAAGCTCAACATTGTCGTCTCGATCGAAAGGATTCCAAAGAGCTCCATCAACTTCTAAAAGAGGGTGCGGATTGGGTTATTGATCTTTTAGCCTTTCATCCCCAAGATGTCGTGCAACTGCTACAATACCAAAGTAATATTGGCCATTTGACGGTTATTTCTTCTTCTAGTGTTTATGCCGATACAGCAGGACGTACTTTAGATGAAGCGGGTTTACACGGTTTTCCATTATTTGAGAAACCGATGGTAGAAACACAAGCGAGAGTAGCTCCTGGTGACCAAACCTATTCGACACAAAAGGTGGCGGTAGAAAATGTTTTGCTAGAACAAGCACAGGTACCCTTTACAATTCTGCGACCTTGTGCTATTTATGGGCGTTTTACACATCATCCACGAGAGTGGTGGGTAGTGAAACGCATACTGGATCAACGTCCATGTATCCCTATTACCTACGAAGGAACAAGTTTATTTCATACCACGGCCGCTCAGCTGGTGGCGCAAGTAGGTTTCACTGCTTATCGCCATAAAACAGCAACTATTGTGAATGTAGGAGATGAAAACCCCTTAACCGTATATGAGATTATCACCTGTATTGCTGATTATTTGGGATACGAGGGGAAAATAATTCCTATACCAGCAGCGAAGGCTCCCTACCAATGGGTAGGTGTATCTCCTTGGTCTGTGCCTCAGCCTTTTTTATTGGATACAACCGTATCAAAAGAACTACTTGCTGCAGATCATCAGGTACTCCCAAATTATAAGACAGCCGTACTGGATGCAATCGGAGGATTGCTTCAACAAGCAGCGGGTGAAAATTGGCAGGTGAACTATCCCCAATTAGCTGCATATCCATTTGAGCAATTTAATTATGCGCTTGAAGAGGAGTATGTAAAACAGTACGGATTAATTAGCTAG
- a CDS encoding cytidine deaminase family protein → MEFSVLKEHALAYAKHREINNFVACGSVAAAILTAEGKVHVGISIDTACSMGFCAEHGAVAEMLKHREVRIEKVIAVTDSGTIVPPCGRCRELMSQLTQENNQTQVMINEDTIVTLESLLPADWKPHVVKHW, encoded by the coding sequence ATGGAATTTAGTGTATTAAAAGAACATGCTTTAGCTTATGCAAAGCACAGAGAGATTAATAATTTTGTTGCTTGTGGCTCTGTGGCTGCAGCCATTTTAACGGCAGAAGGCAAGGTGCATGTCGGTATTAGTATTGATACGGCTTGCTCTATGGGATTCTGTGCAGAACATGGGGCTGTAGCAGAAATGCTCAAGCATCGAGAAGTAAGAATTGAAAAAGTAATCGCTGTAACAGATTCAGGTACGATTGTACCACCATGTGGGCGTTGTCGTGAATTGATGAGTCAGCTCACACAAGAAAACAACCAAACCCAAGTCATGATCAATGAAGATACCATTGTAACCTTGGAGTCACTATTGCCGGCAGATTGGAAGCCTCATGTAGTGAAACATTGGTAA
- a CDS encoding dihydrofolate reductase family protein, producing the protein MRNVILYIAMSLDGYIASLDGSVAFLDDFQDEAVGDYGYQDFVSTIDTCIMGSATYRAILDFGFPWPYMEQETYVITSNKQLTIESPKTSVLATDITTTIQQLKQQETGKDIWLVGGGQVVQMALNAGILDQMILSVTPKLLGAGIRLFPEGSLPSHWELTDTKTFKTGMVVLTYTKRKEEQTR; encoded by the coding sequence ATGAGAAATGTTATTTTATATATCGCGATGAGTTTGGATGGTTACATTGCCTCGCTTGATGGAAGTGTAGCTTTTTTAGATGATTTTCAGGATGAAGCAGTAGGGGATTACGGATACCAAGATTTTGTATCGACTATTGATACCTGCATAATGGGGAGTGCTACTTATCGCGCAATCTTAGATTTTGGTTTTCCTTGGCCTTATATGGAACAAGAAACTTATGTGATTACGTCGAATAAACAATTGACCATCGAAAGCCCGAAAACAAGCGTATTAGCTACGGATATCACAACGACGATTCAACAGTTAAAACAACAAGAGACAGGAAAGGATATCTGGCTCGTTGGAGGAGGTCAAGTCGTTCAAATGGCATTAAATGCAGGAATTTTGGATCAAATGATTCTGTCAGTTACCCCAAAATTACTCGGAGCAGGTATTCGTTTATTCCCTGAGGGGAGTTTGCCTTCTCATTGGGAACTTACGGATACCAAAACTTTTAAAACAGGGATGGTTGTCTTGACTTATACGAAAAGAAAAGAAGAGCAAACAAGGTAA
- a CDS encoding class I SAM-dependent methyltransferase: MQIQKSNTTRFSDRVADYVRYRPTYPVEMIDRLEKEVGLNSQFVIADIGSGTGFSSQRFIEADAIVYGVEPNKEMRQASEVFFQGAKNFKALEGTAEQTNLATQSIDLIFCGQAYHWFDFEKAQVEFNRILKPTGVIVLAWNERSRLDPLQQEYEQLMRDLIPEYSQVTHRNIDLEDIRAFLAPRIMQTEMLYNQQVFDLEELKGRLKSSSYAPKEGDANYEQVMEAIATLFAKYQEDGKVIFRYDTLLYIGKG, encoded by the coding sequence ATGCAAATCCAAAAATCAAATACTACGCGATTTTCAGATCGCGTAGCCGATTATGTTCGCTATAGACCAACCTATCCCGTAGAGATGATTGACCGATTGGAAAAAGAGGTCGGATTAAATTCTCAATTTGTTATTGCAGATATTGGTAGTGGAACAGGATTTTCATCTCAGCGTTTTATTGAGGCAGATGCCATTGTTTATGGTGTAGAGCCCAATAAAGAAATGAGACAAGCCAGTGAGGTGTTCTTCCAAGGGGCTAAAAACTTTAAAGCCCTCGAGGGAACTGCTGAACAAACCAATTTGGCAACGCAATCCATCGATTTGATTTTTTGCGGACAAGCCTATCATTGGTTTGATTTTGAAAAAGCACAAGTAGAATTTAACCGAATCCTGAAACCTACAGGGGTGATTGTTCTCGCTTGGAATGAACGCAGTAGACTTGATCCACTGCAACAAGAATATGAACAGTTGATGCGTGATTTAATTCCAGAATATAGTCAAGTAACACACCGCAATATCGACCTAGAAGATATTCGCGCATTTTTAGCACCGCGCATCATGCAAACGGAAATGTTGTATAACCAACAAGTTTTCGATCTGGAAGAACTAAAAGGACGCTTGAAATCATCCTCTTATGCTCCTAAAGAAGGAGATGCAAATTACGAACAAGTCATGGAAGCCATAGCAACTCTCTTTGCTAAATACCAAGAAGATGGTAAGGTCATATTTCGATATGATACCTTGTTGTATATTGGGAAGGGATGA
- a CDS encoding four helix bundle protein, translated as MYTYYFEKLTVWQNARNATKDIYLLTRRFPSEEKFGLVSQLRRAMASVTANIAEGISRLSTKEKKRMLNISYSSAIEVINFLILCLDLNLITEEEYLDLREKLECITNQIHSLQKSMKE; from the coding sequence ATGTATACATATTACTTTGAAAAATTAACCGTTTGGCAAAACGCTAGAAATGCAACTAAAGATATCTATTTACTTACAAGAAGATTTCCTTCTGAAGAAAAATTTGGCTTAGTTTCTCAATTAAGACGAGCTATGGCGAGTGTTACAGCAAATATTGCTGAAGGGATATCTAGATTATCTACTAAAGAGAAAAAACGGATGTTAAACATTTCATATTCCTCTGCCATCGAGGTAATTAATTTTTTAATACTATGCTTAGATTTAAATTTAATTACAGAAGAAGAATACCTTGACCTAAGAGAAAAGTTAGAATGTATCACAAATCAAATTCATAGTTTACAAAAAAGTATGAAGGAGTAG
- a CDS encoding MFS transporter gives MTQVYDVQHWKQKFILIWTGQTFSILTSSIAQFALVLWIGMETGSAKVLAYATIAGLLPQILLGPFAGVFVDRWNKKITMIASDSFVAICSALIALLFYLNLLELWSIYILLALRSIGGAFHSPAMKSTVPMLAPKDQLVRVAGVNEVIQSISFISGPALGAFLLLQYNMTIVMLLDVVGAFIACVMLLFVSFPKVKKVTETTASVFKDMVEGGRVILKNRPMSWLLFSEIIARFFIFPVVAVTPLVTLNYYKGTPYQVSLVEILFGIGLLLGGGLLAVLNQRFRKISLAIVGYIILGLALLVCGSLAPHLFIVYAVLTVFQGIAVPLYEGSITALIQTQFESQYLGRIFGLIGSICQIPAIIGLLFTAELADQFGVQNVYVAGGIALCFCAVLVGSIKRVRQLEGE, from the coding sequence ATGACGCAGGTTTATGATGTACAGCACTGGAAACAGAAATTTATTTTAATTTGGACGGGGCAAACCTTTTCCATCTTGACGAGTTCAATTGCTCAATTTGCACTTGTTCTTTGGATTGGAATGGAAACAGGATCCGCCAAAGTATTGGCTTATGCCACTATTGCAGGTTTATTACCTCAAATTCTTTTAGGCCCATTTGCAGGGGTATTTGTGGATCGTTGGAACAAAAAAATAACCATGATTGCTTCGGATAGCTTTGTGGCGATTTGTTCTGCCTTAATTGCCTTGCTTTTTTACTTGAATCTCCTTGAACTTTGGTCCATCTATATACTCTTGGCTCTTCGTTCGATTGGGGGTGCTTTTCACTCTCCCGCGATGAAGTCAACGGTACCGATGCTCGCACCAAAAGATCAATTGGTCCGCGTTGCAGGAGTCAATGAAGTCATACAATCCATTTCATTCATTAGTGGTCCCGCATTGGGGGCCTTCTTACTGTTGCAGTACAATATGACCATCGTGATGTTATTGGATGTGGTAGGTGCTTTTATTGCGTGTGTGATGTTGTTATTTGTTTCTTTTCCTAAAGTGAAAAAAGTAACGGAAACTACAGCATCTGTTTTTAAGGATATGGTCGAAGGTGGTCGCGTGATTCTAAAAAACAGACCGATGTCTTGGTTGTTATTTTCTGAAATTATCGCGCGATTCTTCATCTTTCCTGTTGTAGCTGTAACACCTTTGGTTACCCTAAACTATTATAAGGGAACCCCTTATCAAGTGAGTTTAGTGGAGATTCTCTTTGGTATTGGGTTGCTATTGGGTGGTGGTTTATTGGCTGTGCTCAATCAACGCTTTAGAAAAATATCGCTAGCCATTGTGGGGTATATCATCCTCGGACTTGCCCTTTTGGTGTGTGGTTCACTCGCCCCGCATTTGTTTATTGTATATGCTGTGCTGACTGTCTTTCAAGGGATTGCAGTTCCGCTTTATGAAGGTTCCATTACAGCCTTGATTCAAACGCAATTTGAATCCCAATACTTAGGTCGAATCTTTGGTTTAATCGGTAGTATTTGTCAAATACCCGCAATCATAGGACTCTTATTTACCGCCGAATTAGCCGATCAATTCGGCGTCCAAAATGTATATGTAGCTGGAGGTATTGCCTTGTGCTTCTGTGCGGTATTAGTGGGAAGTATTAAACGAGTTCGACAGCTGGAGGGGGAATAG
- a CDS encoding Crp/Fnr family transcriptional regulator — protein MQRLLTHLSEKYNIDATALTLLLSKMEHITFDNKQTILDNSNTKSTFYILSKGIWRAYKVVDGDENTLWFERYSDVIYSEIAPNYLLESVGESEAYRMDKKDLDELCLASHDISNLIRILIEKFYFDVTRISVDLSHQLAKERYLSMLENDPELFQLVPQKYIASFLGLTPQSLSRLRRKILDK, from the coding sequence ATGCAAAGACTTCTAACCCATCTTTCTGAAAAATACAACATTGATGCAACTGCTTTAACGCTATTGCTTTCTAAAATGGAGCACATTACGTTTGACAACAAGCAAACCATTTTAGACAATAGCAACACAAAATCAACCTTTTACATTCTTTCTAAAGGCATTTGGAGGGCCTATAAAGTAGTAGATGGGGATGAAAACACCTTGTGGTTTGAACGTTATAGCGATGTTATTTACAGTGAGATTGCACCAAATTACCTGCTTGAATCTGTGGGAGAAAGTGAGGCTTATCGCATGGATAAAAAGGACTTAGACGAACTTTGTTTAGCTTCGCATGACATCTCCAACTTAATTCGCATCTTGATTGAAAAATTCTATTTTGACGTCACGCGTATTTCTGTTGATTTGTCCCACCAATTGGCGAAAGAGCGCTATCTCTCGATGTTAGAAAATGATCCCGAGCTTTTTCAACTCGTTCCCCAAAAATACATCGCCTCTTTCTTGGGGCTTACTCCCCAATCTTTAAGCCGACTACGCAGAAAAATTTTGGATAAATAA
- a CDS encoding GNAT family N-acetyltransferase, with product MHSSITFEQRHTPHYTLLLLTAEKYEAFLKTASDEAIMSLMGLPQEKVAAERNKAVFGFRTHNKSFHVFVIVDPQTAQPIGYCGFHTWYLEHGRAEIGYGLYSDAYKGKGVMSEIMTHVIAYGFNELNLQRIEAFISPDNQPSLKLVEKFNFTREGQLRHHYFKNDMYEDSVVFALLHTEYL from the coding sequence ATGCATTCCTCTATTACTTTTGAACAACGTCACACGCCCCATTATACTTTGCTTCTACTCACTGCTGAAAAGTACGAAGCGTTTTTAAAAACAGCGAGCGATGAAGCCATTATGAGTTTAATGGGATTACCTCAAGAGAAAGTTGCGGCTGAACGCAACAAAGCCGTATTTGGTTTTAGAACACACAACAAGTCTTTTCATGTGTTTGTCATCGTAGATCCTCAGACAGCGCAACCGATTGGATACTGTGGTTTCCATACCTGGTATCTGGAGCACGGTCGCGCAGAAATTGGCTATGGTTTATACAGTGATGCCTATAAAGGAAAAGGCGTCATGTCTGAAATAATGACTCATGTAATCGCTTATGGTTTCAATGAACTGAATCTCCAACGCATAGAAGCCTTTATTAGTCCGGATAATCAACCCTCGCTTAAACTGGTGGAAAAATTCAACTTTACACGTGAAGGACAGTTAAGACATCATTATTTCAAAAATGACATGTATGAGGATTCCGTTGTTTTCGCTTTACTACATACAGAATACTTATAA
- a CDS encoding helix-turn-helix domain-containing protein encodes MLDVNLRELGVSVLHANQNNTHAIDDVLNYLDSRIDSYSICILQKGTISIEYDQETHNFEENSVFIVSSFIPFTAYPQYSEQFELLMLTFASNMPIPLEFSNEFTQLITYYFARKFYPIKNLPAEELARIKEVIQMIDTYIQLDPSYAYRLDSLQALFKVFFYELVRMVTKYAQLIDEKPTVKKKLFMDFFLLVKKHVKQNRTLSFYSDQLFVTPKYLSEVVKEYYGSSAKKLIEDIVIHEAKYLLADQTVPIYEIATMLNFNDQSMFGKYFKNAANVSPKAYREELQKRLIEPI; translated from the coding sequence ATGTTAGATGTAAATCTTAGAGAATTAGGTGTTAGCGTTCTGCATGCGAATCAAAACAATACGCATGCCATTGACGATGTACTCAATTATCTCGATTCGCGTATTGATAGTTATTCCATTTGTATTTTACAAAAAGGAACCATCTCCATTGAATACGATCAAGAAACCCATAATTTCGAGGAGAACTCTGTATTCATTGTCAGTTCTTTTATTCCTTTCACAGCCTATCCGCAATACTCTGAACAATTCGAATTACTGATGCTTACTTTTGCATCCAATATGCCAATTCCCTTAGAGTTTAGCAATGAATTTACGCAATTGATTACCTATTATTTCGCGAGGAAGTTTTATCCCATCAAGAACTTACCAGCAGAAGAATTAGCGCGTATCAAAGAAGTGATTCAGATGATAGATACGTACATTCAGCTTGATCCAAGTTATGCTTACCGCCTAGATAGCCTACAAGCGCTATTTAAAGTGTTTTTTTATGAGTTGGTTCGCATGGTTACCAAGTATGCCCAATTGATTGATGAAAAGCCAACAGTAAAGAAAAAACTATTTATGGATTTCTTTTTATTGGTTAAAAAACACGTGAAGCAAAATAGAACCTTGTCTTTTTATAGCGATCAGCTATTCGTTACTCCCAAATACTTATCCGAAGTAGTTAAGGAATATTACGGTTCATCGGCTAAAAAGCTGATTGAAGATATTGTTATTCACGAAGCGAAGTACTTATTAGCCGATCAGACGGTGCCCATCTATGAAATTGCTACTATGTTGAATTTCAATGACCAATCCATGTTTGGCAAGTATTTTAAAAATGCAGCGAATGTATCTCCTAAAGCATATCGCGAGGAACTCCAAAAAAGGTTAATTGAACCAATATAA
- a CDS encoding efflux RND transporter periplasmic adaptor subunit, producing the protein MQRNLVRGTVFAALLLTTMSCAKKESNLSAPPTAIQVKSQVVKKVKIANPKSYAATLEPDQMATVGFAVPGTITGVYVKEGQTVTAGQVLAKLDDQAYANTYQIAAASYDQVMDLYQRLHKLYEKGSLPERDYLDVKTKLAQAQANKNINAKQLKDANLTASFSGIITMKAAEKGMVIAPGQPLFTLSNLAVVFAKINVPESEINQFKKGQLASLYIPSLQKEYQGIIDLVNPQADPVTRTYRVKVRLDNQNREILGGMLGDVWVVDEPQEQIIIPASAVQIGENGVTHVYVLDGSSTGVVRKRVKVAQVRGSSELIIQQGLEAGERLVTTASAKLYEGAVVAQ; encoded by the coding sequence ATGCAAAGGAATTTAGTAAGAGGCACTGTTTTTGCTGCCTTGCTGTTAACAACAATGAGTTGTGCAAAAAAAGAATCAAATCTTAGTGCACCTCCGACTGCTATACAAGTAAAAAGTCAAGTAGTCAAAAAAGTCAAGATTGCCAATCCAAAATCGTATGCTGCTACCTTAGAACCCGACCAAATGGCAACGGTAGGATTTGCAGTTCCGGGTACAATAACAGGCGTTTATGTCAAAGAAGGACAAACTGTTACTGCCGGACAAGTATTGGCAAAATTGGATGATCAAGCGTATGCAAATACCTATCAAATTGCAGCCGCGAGCTATGATCAAGTAATGGATTTATACCAGCGTTTACACAAGCTTTATGAGAAGGGAAGTTTGCCTGAACGCGATTACTTAGACGTAAAGACCAAATTAGCTCAAGCCCAAGCAAATAAAAACATCAACGCCAAACAGCTGAAAGACGCCAACTTAACGGCATCATTTTCTGGTATCATTACGATGAAAGCGGCAGAAAAGGGGATGGTAATTGCTCCAGGACAACCGCTATTTACCCTGTCTAATTTAGCTGTCGTTTTTGCCAAAATTAATGTTCCCGAAAGTGAAATTAACCAATTTAAAAAAGGACAGCTAGCGAGTTTGTACATCCCTTCTTTACAAAAGGAATATCAGGGCATTATTGATTTGGTCAACCCACAAGCTGATCCAGTAACGCGAACGTATCGTGTAAAGGTGCGTTTGGACAATCAAAACCGCGAAATACTCGGAGGAATGTTAGGAGATGTGTGGGTAGTAGATGAACCACAAGAACAAATTATCATCCCAGCTAGTGCCGTTCAGATTGGAGAGAATGGGGTCACCCATGTATATGTATTGGATGGAAGTTCTACAGGGGTAGTACGAAAAAGAGTGAAAGTGGCACAAGTACGCGGATCAAGTGAATTAATCATTCAACAAGGCTTGGAAGCGGGAGAGCGCTTGGTGACAACGGCTAGCGCTAAGTTATATGAAGGCGCGGTAGTTGCGCAATAA
- a CDS encoding efflux RND transporter permease subunit has protein sequence MSKKIKINIIEAAMKYRQVTLALAVILLGLGIYAVKHMSRAENPNIEMPIAMVISFYPGADVYQTEQQITKKIEQYLFTFEEIDKKKTTSETKAGQTFITVRLRTEVKDRKRFWATLQHGMNTEVMPNLPQGSIGPIVNSSFGDVTALILSLSSPTKEYSELEGYLDQVEDELKTIPTVAKINRSGLQQPQISVEINNQKLLDYGITASHIVSVLQAQNLTMYSGEVKMPNNTIPIFTTSEIGSQRDIENLMVYTHPNGEVVRLQDVAKIERSYTDRTSFIRMGEDKVLMLAIEMQSGNNIVEFGALIDQKLAEIGERLPQDIKIDTIVSQPDAVDLSVSHFMTEFVMAIGACVLVVVLLLPFRVAAVASIAAPISFIITFGIMSLFGIELHQVSLAALVIVLGMVIDNAIVIVDNYVEKLDEGIEPWTAAWQSARQLTIPVLSATTAIICAFAPIPFFMDGIARDFLMALPITIAIALLSSLFVSFFITPLTCYVFIKKGLHSPEETGSKKKEKKKKNVLDYLQHYFNKGIALAFRHPKYTYVIAIGSVVLALGIASQVEQEFYPLSETKQFNVELWLPTGTSLEETDKVAKEVEAIFQKDERVVSIASFIGMSSPRFNVTYSPEIPRENYAQIFITTHDAKEANQVVQDYLPQFDSYLEEGYVRLRQLSLQEGAPISIRIIGEDIENQKIVADQIEQILKRHKGTNWVRTSYQEDLFSLNIVPLEDKAERYGVLNSSIVQTVGTGTKGAPVTRFYEGDKPVDVQLRFVEENRKDLGDIAQIYVPSIFGHAVPLSEVAQVEPQWTPGVITHRNGLRTLEVNSETQMGIKAASIMADVKGEIEAINLPHGIKIQYGGDMETSEENGPAMMKALGVSLVLIFLILMMEFKTIGKSLFVLATFPLSLLGAFLGLWVTGNPMSMTAFMGIISLIGIVVRNGIIIVDYADELVRDHGYSRRGAALAAAKRRMRPIFLTSAAAAVAVLPMIIGKSPMWAPLGSVLAFGLIVSMVLTLFVVPVLYYRFTKYVPQHEQ, from the coding sequence ATGTCAAAAAAGATAAAGATAAATATAATAGAAGCTGCGATGAAATATCGTCAAGTGACGTTAGCACTCGCAGTAATACTCCTGGGATTGGGAATCTATGCAGTCAAGCATATGTCCAGAGCAGAAAACCCCAATATTGAGATGCCCATTGCAATGGTGATCTCTTTTTATCCCGGAGCAGATGTGTATCAAACGGAACAGCAAATTACCAAGAAAATTGAACAATACTTGTTTACGTTTGAGGAGATAGACAAAAAGAAAACAACCTCTGAAACCAAAGCTGGACAGACATTTATTACGGTGCGTTTGCGTACGGAGGTCAAAGATAGAAAGCGCTTCTGGGCAACGTTACAACACGGGATGAATACAGAAGTAATGCCCAATTTGCCTCAGGGAAGTATTGGGCCGATTGTCAACAGTAGTTTTGGAGATGTTACGGCTTTGATTTTGTCCCTTTCGTCACCCACGAAAGAGTATAGTGAATTAGAGGGATATTTGGATCAGGTAGAAGATGAGTTAAAAACCATTCCAACGGTGGCTAAGATTAATCGCTCGGGACTTCAGCAGCCGCAGATTAGCGTAGAGATTAACAATCAGAAGTTACTGGATTATGGCATTACCGCCTCGCATATTGTTTCGGTTTTACAGGCGCAGAACTTAACCATGTATTCAGGGGAAGTAAAAATGCCCAACAATACGATTCCTATTTTTACGACCAGTGAAATTGGAAGTCAACGCGATATTGAAAACCTAATGGTGTATACTCATCCCAATGGGGAAGTAGTGCGCCTGCAAGATGTGGCTAAAATAGAACGTTCGTATACAGATCGTACGTCTTTTATTCGCATGGGAGAAGATAAAGTATTGATGCTCGCTATAGAGATGCAAAGTGGAAATAATATCGTTGAGTTTGGAGCCTTAATTGATCAGAAATTAGCAGAAATAGGAGAGCGATTGCCGCAAGACATTAAAATTGATACGATTGTTAGTCAGCCCGATGCTGTGGATTTGAGTGTTTCTCACTTTATGACCGAGTTTGTTATGGCAATTGGTGCGTGTGTATTGGTTGTTGTGCTATTACTACCGTTCCGCGTGGCTGCTGTTGCTTCAATCGCTGCTCCGATTTCATTTATTATTACGTTTGGAATCATGAGTTTGTTTGGCATTGAGTTGCATCAAGTATCCTTAGCTGCTTTGGTGATTGTATTAGGGATGGTGATTGATAATGCCATTGTAATTGTCGATAATTACGTCGAAAAGCTCGATGAAGGTATTGAACCTTGGACTGCTGCTTGGCAATCGGCTAGACAATTAACGATTCCAGTGCTTTCAGCTACTACAGCTATTATTTGCGCTTTTGCACCGATTCCGTTTTTTATGGATGGAATTGCAAGGGATTTCTTAATGGCTTTGCCTATAACGATTGCCATTGCCTTACTCTCTTCTCTTTTTGTTTCGTTTTTTATTACGCCTTTGACTTGTTATGTCTTCATTAAGAAGGGATTACATAGCCCAGAGGAAACAGGAAGTAAAAAGAAAGAAAAGAAGAAAAAGAATGTATTGGATTACTTACAGCATTATTTCAACAAGGGAATTGCCTTGGCGTTTAGACATCCGAAATACACCTATGTTATTGCTATTGGTTCTGTTGTTTTGGCACTGGGAATTGCTTCTCAAGTAGAGCAGGAGTTTTATCCGTTGAGTGAAACCAAACAGTTTAATGTGGAATTGTGGTTACCAACAGGAACTTCCTTAGAAGAAACGGATAAGGTAGCCAAAGAAGTAGAAGCTATTTTCCAAAAGGATGAACGCGTAGTGAGTATTGCTAGTTTTATAGGGATGAGTTCCCCTCGTTTTAATGTGACGTATTCACCAGAAATTCCTAGAGAAAATTATGCGCAGATTTTCATTACAACCCACGATGCCAAAGAAGCCAATCAAGTGGTACAAGATTATTTGCCACAGTTTGACTCCTATTTGGAAGAAGGGTATGTGCGCTTGCGTCAACTTAGTTTACAAGAAGGGGCACCTATCTCCATTCGCATTATTGGTGAGGATATAGAAAATCAAAAAATAGTAGCAGATCAGATTGAACAAATATTGAAACGCCACAAAGGGACGAATTGGGTGCGCACGAGTTACCAAGAGGATTTGTTCTCGTTGAATATTGTTCCATTAGAAGATAAAGCGGAACGCTATGGTGTATTGAATTCGTCTATTGTGCAAACGGTGGGAACTGGAACAAAAGGAGCACCAGTGACGCGATTTTATGAAGGGGATAAACCCGTGGATGTACAGTTGCGCTTTGTAGAGGAGAACAGAAAGGATTTAGGGGATATTGCACAAATTTATGTGCCTTCTATTTTTGGACATGCGGTTCCGTTGAGTGAAGTGGCACAAGTAGAGCCACAATGGACTCCTGGTGTGATTACACATCGCAATGGACTTCGTACACTAGAAGTAAATAGCGAAACACAAATGGGCATTAAAGCGGCTTCTATTATGGCGGATGTAAAAGGGGAAATTGAGGCGATTAACTTGCCACATGGAATTAAAATTCAATACGGTGGTGATATGGAAACATCGGAAGAAAACGGACCAGCGATGATGAAAGCGTTAGGAGTGAGCTTGGTTTTGATTTTCTTGATTCTGATGATGGAATTCAAAACAATAGGCAAGTCGCTGTTTGTCTTAGCTACTTTCCCTTTGAGTTTACTCGGTGCCTTTTTAGGTTTATGGGTGACGGGAAATCCAATGAGTATGACGGCTTTTATGGGTATTATTAGTTTGATTGGAATTGTGGTGCGAAACGGAATTATCATTGTCGATTATGCGGATGAATTAGTTCGCGATCACGGATATAGCCGCCGTGGAGCAGCCTTAGCGGCCGCAAAACGACGCATGCGACCAATCTTCCTTACCTCCGCAGCCGCCGCTGTAGCTGTATTGCCAATGATTATTGGAAAATCCCCGATGTGGGCACCCTTGGGAAGTGTACTTGCCTTTGGATTGATTGTATCTATGGTACTGACCTTGTTTGTGGTACCAGTTTTATACTATCGATTTACTAAGTATGTCCCGCAACACGAACAGTAA